The following coding sequences are from one Candidatus Methylomirabilota bacterium window:
- a CDS encoding c-type cytochrome yields MRIHRAFGAGLALAAAATLVVGGADADKDDHAHTPGTPPHEHRKAPVRITMEELHKHGGVPPGWRLTVPLGNPGAGREVFAKLECYKCHAIKGEHFPHAAKGAGDAGPDLTGMGSHHPSQYFLESIMNPNAVIVTGPGHTGPDGLSIMPDYRESLTVAELIDLVAYMRGLKGEHKHPPSGGSGHAPPAPPHGGQPKGH; encoded by the coding sequence ATGAGGATCCACAGAGCGTTCGGCGCCGGGCTGGCGCTGGCGGCAGCGGCGACGCTCGTCGTCGGCGGTGCGGACGCCGACAAAGATGACCACGCCCACACGCCCGGCACGCCGCCCCACGAGCACCGGAAGGCGCCCGTTCGCATCACGATGGAGGAGTTGCATAAGCACGGAGGCGTCCCGCCGGGCTGGCGACTCACGGTGCCCCTCGGCAACCCCGGGGCCGGGCGGGAGGTCTTCGCCAAGCTCGAATGCTACAAGTGCCACGCGATCAAGGGTGAGCATTTCCCCCACGCCGCGAAGGGGGCGGGGGACGCGGGTCCCGACCTGACGGGCATGGGCAGTCACCACCCTTCCCAGTACTTCCTGGAGTCGATCATGAATCCCAACGCCGTCATCGTCACGGGCCCTGGTCACACCGGGCCGGACGGGCTCTCGATCATGCCCGACTACCGGGAGAGCCTGACGGTCGCGGAGCTGATCGACCTGGTCGCCTACATGCGGGGCCTCAAAGGCGAGCACAAACATCCGCCTTCGGGTGGAAGCGGGCATGCGCCGCCGGCGCCCCCGCACGGAGGGCAACCGAAAGGGCACTGA
- a CDS encoding copper resistance CopC family protein, whose amino-acid sequence MRRVSRLVTAIVTVLLLAPEVGWPHAYLVKSSPARRAVLVRAPTEVQLWFNERLEAAFSRLTVVDGDGRQVDAGDVRVGPDDPKRLSVGVAPLAPGTYTVRYRVLSVDGHIVESEFSFTIREPR is encoded by the coding sequence GTGAGGCGGGTCTCCCGACTCGTCACCGCCATCGTGACGGTGCTCCTGCTGGCGCCCGAGGTTGGCTGGCCCCATGCCTACCTGGTGAAGTCGTCGCCGGCTCGCCGGGCGGTTCTCGTGCGAGCGCCGACCGAGGTGCAGCTCTGGTTCAACGAGCGCCTGGAGGCGGCCTTCTCCAGGCTGACCGTGGTCGACGGGGATGGCCGACAGGTCGACGCCGGCGACGTTCGCGTAGGCCCGGACGATCCCAAGCGACTCTCGGTCGGCGTCGCACCGCTGGCGCCGGGAACCTACACGGTCCGGTATCGGGTGCTGTCGGTCGACGGCCACATCGTGGAGAGCGAGTTCTCGTTCACGATCCGCGAGCCCAGATGA